TGGCCAGTCAGGGTTCTTCGCCGAGTTTTCCACAATGACACAGTGACAATGTTTCCCAAACCACCGACCAGTTGCCGTTGACCAGAGTTGCGCGTCTGGAAACCTCAGAATGTGCCCTCAGACTGACATGGGCAGTGTACTCTATCCGCGACCCAAACTGGGCTCCACTTATCGAATTAATAACACAAAGTTCTTCCgccttctctctttcgttccgtCTGTGTCTCGCAGGGGCGCTCTGGCGTCGAACTCATGATTGATCAACATCATGAGTCCTGGCGGTTCTCCAACTCCAAACCCCCAAATGGTCCATTATCcaggccgcgcgcgcgcatcctgcacgcacgcacgcatccATTATTTAATGCGTTTCCTATGTCGCGCTCTGTCACCGTCGCGACACAACCCCGGCGAGACCAGGCGATGGCGAACGAAAAGCGGTGCTGTAGAACGAAGACCTGAATGACGAGCGCTGGCGCAGAGAGCGCTCGAAAGTGATCGATTTCGGCAGatcggcaaacggcaaacgacAGACTCCCGAAAAAACCCGACTCTCTAGAATGGCTCTATTGCAATCTCGAAAAGCTGTGGATGCTGTGGACTTTCTCTGGACGCTCTCCACAGGAGCTGGTGTAGGTGGGGTTTGGTTTGGATTCTGGAAACGCAGACCCCGATCTGATGGCCCGATCAATTGGCCACAGGCATGAAATCTTGCTCTAGCCCTTTTACCAAACACTGCCTGCCCAAAACAAAGACGCCCCTATTTCGGTGGCGGGCAGTTCATGCAGCTTCCGAAtacgggccgccgccgggttgtccccggccggtcggacaAGAATGCCTCCAGTCAAGTCCAGTTGGGGATACTGGAGTTGGGGAGTTCCACAATACCTGTATCATTCGATCATGGTGATTAACACTTGGAAAAAGTTGGGCGTAGAAAACTAGGGGGTTACTGCTGCTCTcgtgctcctgctgctgctgcttcgggaggtcgaccacgaccacgtCAAGGGAGGGCACTGTCCCCCGCCACAAATTGTTAGACAGCGAGCAGCGGGGTGCAGGCGCCTTTCGTCATGTGCGCCTGCATGGAATCAAGATTGTATCCACGGGCTACGAGCTACGTCACCCTTCGGGTTGCCCGTGGACCCCACCACATAAGTAGTCCAAGAATcgttcctctctctcgctctctctctgtccgtaCCGCCCTGCCTCTTTTGGCCTCCAAAGGTACAACGCCATTTCCAGCAGCTCCGGGGGGATCCGCCAGGGGTTCACTGGCTGCGGTGGAAGCGTTCGTTATACCGGTTGGAGATCGGCCGTTCCAGTGATAGGACTCCaccgggcggtcgggcggtcaGGCTGGCTGCAGCGATATCTCTCGCCGAGCCAGCCGAGCCAGCTCGTCAGCCCAAACCCCTGAACCCGAtctcggccggcccgggctgcCGGGGGTCTCTCATCGATTTTGCCTCCCGCCCTTGCCCCCCCTTCTTGCTGCCATCAAGCCATCCTGGTGCCTGGTGTTTTTTAATTGGCTGTAATTTGATACTTTACATTGGTCTCCCTGACGCTATCCTTCCCTCCCCCATCCGCCCGCTTCCACACCGCCTGTCACGCCGTACGCCTCGGCTCGTCATCCTTCCGGGCGCTTGCGTTCGGCGGGTTCGCCCATGGTTCGGGAAAGAAATTCCGTAGACGGGCGGGCGATTATCATACTGACGGGTCCCGATCGAATATCCTCATGAGTTATACATTCTTCTTTGTTCCTCCTTAATCCGAACGATCATGACATTACGAAGCATGTCTCAAATTTCGCTGCCGTTATTTATCAGCCCTTGTTCATAAGCAGTTCACagcagttttttttgctgagCGCTGAGTCCCACGGCAACGTCCCAGGTAGTCCCAGGCAGGTGAGGTGACGGCAGTGAGGTGCAACTATGCTTTACGTCCAACAAACGGGTACGTGACTACGGGAACTGCGTTTGCGGACCAACAGGAACATCACGCATAAGCACTCTGTCCAAATTTTGATAGAAATTTATGACAAAATATCGCTATTAGCAACACTGGagcaaacccaaacaaacacaactgGAAACGACCGGCTGTGGGCCGATAAGTTGTTGGCCGGTGGCGTACGGTTTCTAGCTATAATCTTGTAACTAAGCTAGccgaaaaggaaagtaaaTGATTTAGAGTTTGGCACAATCACAAGCtaactttgttttgttactGTCATAGAGGTAGCTGAATAGCGTAGAATTAGTTTTGCTGCAAGAATGAGTAAATACCGCATATAATAAGTGTTTCAGGTTAACGGGATATGTTGGCAATCGTCACATTCCTCTTTGGTCGTTTGTCAATTTTGGGAACACTTTTGGAAATAACTGTTTACTCAACGCTCGCGCAGGTCGATCCGTCACCCCGGGAACCCTCTGTGGAACCCGGGAAGTGGTGCCCGGTTTTATGGTCTTGTACACAACAATTGcggtttggttgtttttaACCTACGCGGGAGATTTAAAACTCACACCTTCTTTTGCATTGCGctctttattatttttattaacgCTTTATGTTCCCGCAAAAATGTTCCTGACACTGATAAAGGAATACACGCGCGTGTCACTTGCAAATGTGaacaaaaactaataaaatattgtttcactaGTTTGTTACCATCAACCACCAATCTATAATCCTATTTTATAAATGGCTCAACCAATTCCATAATGTATTTCACTTGAAAGAAAGCTAACAGCACGGATATCTGAGAACGGATGTTAGGATGTGCAAACGAGGTGTAGGGCAGAGGCATATACTAAGTTGAGTCcatatttttaaccaaaacaaaaaattctaCTTTAGCTTTTACAGGCTGTCAATTGCTTCAACTTAAATTTCTACTTCCATTTCACTTCTCCGTTCAGTGTGTCACGGAAGGACATAAGTACGTAAAATTGCCCTCTTATTCATTTTATCTCCAGTTGGAATGAACATCGGGTCCATTTTAAACTATCAGACACCTGCCCAGAACTAATGCAGTcatcataaaacataaaacaggcAACTGGAAAATTGGTTGTCCTTTTAAACGTAGGTTCATAATGCCTCCGTTGTAGAATTCTTGGTCGTagttggcgaaaaactcgagcaatcttttttTACAATCCattcttgatctcaatttttcatcattcaggaaggtttgtaatgcgcgaaaaaggtgtcaatcgcttagggggcaaggtccggactatacggtggatgcattaaaatttcccaaccaagctcccggacgTTCTGGCGAGTTCCTAAAGATGTGCGTGACAtttagttttcctgatggaacacgaaacctcttccgttggccgattctgatcgtttctggtcaatcactagcttcgaacggtgcagttgttgacagaagaggtctgaatttagtgtttggccacacggaagcaactcataataaacgattcctttcaagtcccaccagTAGAACCTTCGTGGCCGCTAATCCTGGTTTGAGCcccggttaagatgcttcaccacgcttagaccacgatcattttcacacagtattgtcgcaTGTATCCtatttctcatccccagtaccgTTCTCATTAAGAAATGGAtcgctttcgttccgtttggcaaaaacttcgcagatggccattcgatccatcttgttttttggtgtaaataaaGGGGGtgccaaacatcgagcttcttcgtgaatccaactttgcgcaaatggcttaaaccCTTTTGATTGTTATTCTTTAGgtcctggtcgatgctctggCTACTAAaatgccgaccaactttgattatttgtttgattttatcgacGGCTGGTCTGCCTGTGTGAGGTGCGTCTTTAACATCataaataactgaaacgtgtcaacgaaacaatgaaaacattttttaagtgtaaagtatcagctttgaaacgagcctaaacatgaaactgtacgatccTGATACTTCACGAGAAAGCaatcactaaaggcatctgtcgtgaaaaacgtccgTTACCTTTTCCCCCCGCCTTGTATAAAGTCTAGCCTTCTTAAATCTATCAATTGCAGATGTATTCGGATTATTTAGATTTAGGATCAGATGATCAGTTTTATGCACAATTTAAGGGACtgttttgtacatttttcgttccacacgttccattattttcaaaGAAGCAccggatttttttcaaataatcgtttctgttttcgtaGTAGTCGTACACTTCTGCTTTGATCACATAAACCCAGATCCTTAGCATCACCCAAAACCCATCGCCGATCGCAGCTTCTAACATCCCGCAAAACCGCGTTGATACCGCAAAAGACGCGTCTCTAAAATCCTGATCCTGATGATATGATCCGACTATCACATCCTCTTCTGCGTTTCAGTTGCGGCGTCTTGGCGTTGCTcgaaattgcagcaaaattggAGAAATTCCACAAACCGGCTCAAAGGCGGGCGAGGCAAGTTGacttaaaaacaaacaacgcttTAAAGTTTCCGGCAAAAGAGGGTTCGTGCAAAAATTGAAGGAAAAATCCAGCAAACGGCAGAGAACGCTACGCGCGCCGTTCTTTGTCAAGTAGGCCGGAACCCTGGGCCGGCAGATGTATTGACAGGACCCGGGAAGAATAAACCGCACGATTAGCCTCTAATTGAAGCGACCCCCCGTCCCCCCGTTGTGTCCTGGTGGAACGTCCTCAGAACCCTCGGAATTGTCAGAATTGtcactccgtcgtcgtcgtggggcgAACaagactgtgtgtgtgtgcgccagcGCAACGAGTGGGCGTGGCTTCCGTGTCTCCACCGtttggcgctgctgctggtagtggtggtggtgtcctgGTCCTGCAGCCCGCTCCACGCAAGCCAGCGAATCGCGCGACCTGTCAGTTGCGTACGAGAAGCTGCTGTGGACGCACACGGATCGGCCGACACGTTGCGTGGGTCTAGTCCTTCCTCTTGCAGGTGGCTGggtgctggtgtttgttgGCGGGTTGGCGCGTGAAATCGGTGTGCGGTGACAATAGCGCCACTGAGGCTCTGTGGCCAGTGTGTAGAGTTTGGACCGGGTGACGTGTGAGAGCGTTACCGGGGTGAGTGAAAATGACAGCAACGTGGCTGGACGCGTTttcaggagcagcagcaacggggaTCCTTCAACGCCGGTGAGCCAATTTGGGCCCCAGGCCGACTGCCATCAGCCCGAATCCGAATTCGAATCCGAATTCGTCGTCCCCTATCAACCCAACACCCAAAACTGCTGTGAACCGAGCCAGAGCAAAGGCCTGAAGAGTGTGTGCCGCCAAGTGAGCGTGTGCCGAGTGAGGGTGTAAAAGGGTGGGgcaccctgtgtgtgtgtgtgcagtgtcAGTAGTAGTTGCGATCCTGCTTCCTGCTGGCAAATGATGCTAGTCCCACCGGAGATGATCGCCGTGCAGTCGAAGCTGATCTATCAGATGAACAAGTACTGCGCCGACCGGGTGCAGGCGCGCAAGGCGCAGATCCACAAGACCATCCAGGAGGTGTGCCGGGTCGTGCAGGACGTGCTGAAGGAGGTGGAGGTGCAGGAGCCGCGGTTCATCTCGTCGCTGAACGACTACAATGGGCGGTACGACGGGCTGGAGGTCGTGTCGCCGACGGAGTTCGAGATCATCATCTACCTCAACCAGATGGGCGTCCTGAACTTCGTCGACGACGGTACGCTGCCCGGGTGCGCGGTGCTGAAGCTGAGCGACGGCCGGAAACGCTCGATGTCGCTGTGGGTGGAGTTCATCACCGCGTCCGGGTACCTGTCGGCGCGCAAGATCCGGTCCCGCTTCCAGACGCTCGTCGCCCAAGCCTGTGATAAGTGCTCGTACCGCGACTCGGTCAAGATGATCGCCGACACGACCGAGGTGAAGCTGCGGATCCGCGAGCGCATCATCGTGCAGATTACGCCCGCCTTCAAGTGCGCCGGCCTCTGGCCCCGGTCCGCCTCGCACTGGCCCCTGCCGCAGATCCCGTGGCCGCACCCGAACATCGTGTCCGAGGTGAAGACCGAGGGCTTCGACATGCTGTCCAAGGAGTGCATCGCCCTGCAGGGCAAGAACTCGGCCATGGAGGGCGACGCCTGGGTGCTCAGCTTCACCGAGGCCGAGAACAAGCTGCTGCAAGGTGAGACAGCCGACCCAGACACACATTGCCCGCATTGCCCGCATTGCAACCCCTGAAGATCCCTGAAGGCCCCTAACAGGAACTTGATATACGCAGGCTGTCCAATTTAATGGCTAACTcttttttcgatgcttaaatACGTTGATACTTGAAAGGTTGATTCGTCAAATGTATGTATAAAATAccgtttcggttggttttggaaaattggaagATATGGAAAACTTGGTAGGTCTTCACCGGTAAAACGTGTACGATATTTGGAAACGCTCAtatccacctcggtggctgcATGTTAATCAGCAGAATTGTTCTTTTTGGGGTTCCAGAAATCCACACGTCATGCAAGAGCATGCCAATGCAGTTTTGGCCGAAGAGCAGATTTTTAGTCCGGCGACATCATCGCCCCCAAttgtttttgaaaatgaagaaggaaccaCCGAAGGAACCGTTGACTGGTTCTTCGACCAAATTGAAGCTCCAAACTTAGACGACATCTGATTTCAATAGGATGGCGCCATAGagcgtcagccacaatcgGAAGCGTGTGCCCCGcatcttcggaaatcgaataatcagTAGAAGTGGTGTCGTCAATTGTcttccaagaagctgcgatttgacaccataGGATTATTTCCTCCTTACCATCCTTATTTTTTGGGGGcagtgaaacataaatgttaCGCTAACAAACCAGGACCCCATTCACGAGCTTAAGACCTAAATTGTAATTGGGATGATGGGACCAGATACAATtgaaaatgtattcaaaaagaggtcgacggtcgacggtcgacgtttgaacaaaattggttatgaatcaacctttcaaataaatgtttaagcatcgcACGCATATTTAGTCGTCTTTTTATATAATCAAATGAAGAGAAGAACCTTAAATCGGACACCCTGTATTTGTCGCCTTCAGACTCTTGGCAGTTGGCTTGCTGCACTTGCTAGTTGTTACTGATTATTACCGTTATTATTTGatcactttttgtgtgttttaacATTTTGATATGAAGAACAAGGTGGCCTGGTTTACGGTACGGTACGATTCTACGTACGGCCCTAACGATTTTTTCAAGTCGTGCTCTGTTCTCGTTGGTTTTCCGTGGACTCCCGTGAACACAGTTGCCACAAACGATTCAGATCCGTCCGAATCACTTTCATATCAATCAgattttgtttgccaaaagATGCCAAAGGTCAGCTTTGTTTTTATGCAAGAGCCTCAAGCAAAACGAATAAGCCAATGGCGAACGGAATAAGGAAAAAGCAACGAAAAGTGATAAAATCATAATAATGTAATTAGTAATAACTAATAACTAATAACTAAGTAATCATAATAATGTAATTAGTAATGGTGACCGTTTTGAAACCATTTTAACTTTAAAAAGTTCACCTTATGGTCTgtgagaagagaaaaaaatcgctcACTGTAGATGAGTCACTGCTCATTATTTGGCGCTGGAGACTGCGCCGCGAGTGTACAACTTTGGTCCAGTGTCCAGAACCAACGGGCCGGAGGCCCTAGATAAGGATCAGATCCCCCGCCGTACGCCCCTCTTGCTGGTATCCTTGCTCATGTTGGCATATCTGTTAGAATTCCGCTAACCTAGTTTGAAGAACTCGAATTCGGTGTCGTGGCTGGTCTGGAGGTCTCAATATGACGGAAGACCCCGAGTTCCCGAACATCGCATCAGCGGAAGCAGCTTCCCCTGCCTTGTCGCGGAGATCTAACATCGCTTCgattctatctctctctctctctctctctctttatctctctttctctttctctctgcttCTGTTTTTCCCGGGGGCCTGTGGCGTGTTTTCCCGGCGCGAAGGAGGCTGCCGGAGACGGTGTCTCAGCATACTGAAGACGCTGCGGGACCGGCACCTGGACCTGCCGGGCAACCCGGTGACGTCGTACGTGATGAagacgctgctgctgtacgAGTGCGAGAAGCACCCGCGCGAGATGGAGTGGGACGAGAGCTGCATGGGCGACCGGATCAACGGTATCTTCCTGCAGCTCATCTCGTGCCTGCAGTGCCGCCGATGCCCGCACTACTTCCTCCCGAATATGGACCTGTTCAAGGGCAAATCGCCCGGCGCCCTCGAGAACGCCTCCAAGCAGGTGTGGCGGCTCACGCGGATCATGCTCACGAACTCGCGCTGCCTCGAGGAACTGTAAGGCTCGCCGCGGCCGAGGCGAGGTGTGTAGACTGAACCTCCCCCCCGAAAGGCCACTAGGGCCACTAGGGCCACTGTTACTACGATTTCCTATTCCAAAACCGCCCCGGGCTGCCTGACAGCAGCCCCATTTACTACTCTAACTAGCTACTGGCTCCTACTACTCTAGTactaaattattcaaaacgtgcaaaagaaaacaaaaccattacTAATAATACTAGGATCTAAGGTCTACTACTAGGGGGAGAGCATTCGGAGCCACTCTATCCTCCAGCTCCGGCTCTCCAGGTCGAAATTAGTGGCACTCTAATGTGGCACGAATGCATTCAATGCAGAGGAGAAACAACCAAACACGGCACCTGCGGCACCACTTGAGGTCCGTTTTACTGAGGACGTTCGAGGATAGGTTGGGTCATTCGGACTAAACTGCGCTCTGCTGAACTGAGTCGGGCCAAGCCGTGCGCGGCAGCAACAGAGAGCATACACATACGTATACGGAGCACTAATCGAAACTTCATACTTCATAGAACGACGAATCTAATCAGGTCGAGGGGGTTCGGCCCAGCGGCCCAAGTCAAGTCTGGACCGAGTGAGTAGTGCTATTAGTTTTTAGTAACGTAACTGATCCAATAGAGCCGCGCCAACTAgtttcgccggccggcggaaagAAAGTGCGGAAGAAGACGAAAAACACTAGCGCTGAAGCAGACTCAATAAACTTAACTATAGTTCTGACATTGCTGAAATATGACGtgtctcgttcgttcgttcgttcgccctGTGTGCCTCACAAAGTGTCAAAAGCAAGTGTCAAAGCAGCAGTCAACAGCAGAGAAAAGGCGTGTGTGATCTGGTCTGACCACTGGCTGGGCCTCTGGCTAATCGATCGTCTTCTAATAATCACCGTCGACAACGATAACGATGACAGCGACAACAATTGCGCCGCTGGAGCGTGGCACAGCTGTGGGtcgcgaacgacgacgacgacgacgacgacgacgacaacggtcAGGCAATAAACGGTGACAGGACCCCAACAACAGGACGGCGCAGCCAAATTTACGATTATGAAGCTCATAACTTCCACCGAAGCTCTCCACTGGCTGTGCCGCGCCAGCGGCTGGAGAGCCTCTTGGAAGAGCTGGGAAGATCTGAATCGAGCAGATTATGCGAAACCGGGACCCGAATTAagaatgagagagagcgacagcaGGTATATCTGTGGATGCACGCGGTTCTGCAGGACACCACAGGTTGCACCCTCGAAGTCCCCGAGCACCCCGGGGTCGCCGCCTCTGCCCACCGCCTCTTGATTGATGAGCGAATGGAGACTCCGTAGGGCGTCAAATGAATAGAGTTCATGCGTCAGCGGTACGTCCAGTCCGTCTCTGGGACTCTTCGGCTGGAGGAAGACATCAGTTATGGAGCTGATGAATTTGACTTACCTACTGCTCTGTCAACTCTGACCTCTGACTCCACGAGACTGGACTGGACTTGAAGGATCCAGACCCAGAGTTGTAGTTCGCCCAAAACGCCCATGAGCCGGAACCCGTCGGGCCCGGAACTCTAAAAGTCCACACGAACGGTGTGAACTCGGACTTGGACTTGCGTTTGTTTCGATCCTGGTTCGAGGCCCCCGGCTTCCTCGTGATTCGGGGTGGGATTCCTGGCATACcaccagccagtcagccagtcagccagtcagcccTCTAACGGTGGTTTCGAGCCTCAGTTTAAATCAGCGAGAACCAAATTAGACGTGACAGGtgaaaaatggttgtttgtctagCGCCCGCCACACACCCTCTGGTTCCGCGCGCGTCACCGCCCCCGCGGTTGTATTTCCAAAAGTTTTGTCCGCtgtgcctctgtgtgtgtgtgctgtgtgcgttATGCTGGT
This window of the Anopheles cruzii chromosome X, idAnoCruzAS_RS32_06, whole genome shotgun sequence genome carries:
- the LOC128267709 gene encoding protein mab-21, which translates into the protein MMLVPPEMIAVQSKLIYQMNKYCADRVQARKAQIHKTIQEVCRVVQDVLKEVEVQEPRFISSLNDYNGRYDGLEVVSPTEFEIIIYLNQMGVLNFVDDGTLPGCAVLKLSDGRKRSMSLWVEFITASGYLSARKIRSRFQTLVAQACDKCSYRDSVKMIADTTEVKLRIRERIIVQITPAFKCAGLWPRSASHWPLPQIPWPHPNIVSEVKTEGFDMLSKECIALQGKNSAMEGDAWVLSFTEAENKLLQGGCRRRCLSILKTLRDRHLDLPGNPVTSYVMKTLLLYECEKHPREMEWDESCMGDRINGIFLQLISCLQCRRCPHYFLPNMDLFKGKSPGALENASKQVWRLTRIMLTNSRCLEEL